One Paroedura picta isolate Pp20150507F chromosome 3, Ppicta_v3.0, whole genome shotgun sequence genomic window carries:
- the RBSN gene encoding rabenosyn-5, whose protein sequence is MAASYTPPFDDPGEVREGFLCPLCLKDLQSFYQLQSHYEEEHSSEDKDVKGQLRNLVQKAKKAKNKLLKREDDRSDGGPQERYESYSYGGVDPYMWEPQELGAGRSHLADFKKHRAARIDHYVVEVNKLIIRLEKLTSFDRTNTDSAKIRAIEKSVVPWVNDQDVPFCPDCGTKFSIRNRRHHCRLCGSIMCKKCMELVSLPFASKLTTASKEVLASHTSPNCSPNSVHGSRRGSISSMNSVSSVLEERDDDRIRCCRHCKDTLLKREQQIDEQEHTPDIVKLYEKLRLCMEKVDQKAPEYIKMAESLNAGETTYSLEHANDLRMEVQKMYELIDALSKKILTLGLNDESQPHPKTLQLQRMIRYSATLFVQEKLLGLMSLPTKDQYEELKEKKKHEMDRKLQMERQATFDSHRKLEERHMDVVSRSLAASNGEISHPKRVAVKKAEGWLPTASISRQQECTDPLLQQIDNITSFIKQAKDADRLDEVRMLQENLRQLQDEYDQQQTEKAIELSKRQAEVEEMQREQLQILCEKEWEREHKKKMSQHSRTRSLDFREMHNKLEIAPDSLNQIAHALDLDTTLSQSSPGCKVSSPSWSEQVLAGESPIFCAQPPGAQEHHRGPEHTKTIALNPFEEEVDIGTPRGTPSDPFPKDSSPAAALPTNAMNSGLKEYNPFDEEEDCQQANGVAARAANPFEEDTGNSLHMAVGNREAGNPLKPAYPSTNPFEVDDDNEVLSEDAIEEELLLQQIDNIKAYIFDAKHSGRMDEVEVLTENLKELKRTLAKQKEKSSC, encoded by the exons ATGGCAGCAAGCTACACACCTCCATTTGATGACCCTGGGGAGGTGCGAGAGGGCTTTCTGTGCCCCTTGTGTCTGAAGGATTTGCAGTCATTTTATCAGCTCCAGTCTCATTACGAAGAAGAACATTCAAGTGAAGACAAAGATGTCAAAGGACAGCTTAGAA ATCTGGTCCAAAAAGCAAAAAAAGCAAAGAATAAACTCTTGAAACGAGAAGATGACCGAAGTGATGGAGGTCCTCAGGAGCGATATGAATCTTACAGCTATGGTGGAGTGGATCCATATATGTGGGAACCCCAGGAATTAG GTGCTGGAAGGAGCCATCTTGCCGATTTTAAGAAGCACAGAGCAGCCAGAATTGATCACTATGTTGTGGAAGTCAATAAATTAATAATCAGGTTAGAGAAG CTTACTTCCTTCGACAGAACCAATACGGATTCTGCGAAGATAAGAG CAATAGAGAAGTCTGTTGTGCCTTGGGTTAACGATCAAGATGTGCCATTTTGTCCCGACTGTGGTACTAAGTTCAGCATTCGGAACCgacgtcaccactgccgcctTTGTGGGTCTATCATGTGCAAGAAGTGCATGGAACTGGTCAGCCTTCCCTTTGCAA GTAAGCTCACCACTGCCAGCAAGGAGGTCTTGGCCTCTCATACGAGCCCAAACTGCTCACCCAACAGTGTCCATGGCTCTCGCCGTGGCAGCATTAGTAGTATGAACAGTGTGAGCtctgtcctggaggaaagggatgatGATCGAATCCGGTGTTGCAGGCACTGCAAAGATACCCTGCTCAAAAGGGAGCAGCAGATTGATGAGCAAGAGCACACGCCAGACATTGTGAAACTCTATGAG AAACTCCGACTTTGCATGGAAAAAGTGGATCAGAAGGCCCCAGAATATATAAAGATGGCAGAATCATTAAA TGCTGGGGAGACAACCTACAGTCTTGAACATGCTAATGATCTGAGGATGGAGGTGCAAAAAATGTATGAATTAATAGATGCTTTAAG CAAGAAAATCCTAACTCTGGGCTTGAATGACGAGTCACAACCTCACCCCAAAACATTACAGCTTCAGAGAATGATCAGATATTCAGCAACACTTTTTGTGCAG GAAAAGTTGCTGGGTCTGATGTCCCTGCCAACTAAAGACCAATATgaagaattaaaagaaaaaaagaaacatgagATGGACAGAAAACTACAGATGGAGAGACAG GCAACATTTGACTCACACAGAAAACTAGAAGAGAGGCACATGGATGTTGTTTCCAGATCCTTAGCAGCATCCAATGGAGAGATCTCCCATCCCAAAAGGGTTGCAGTGAAGAAAGCGGAAGGCTGGTTGCCTACTGCCAGCATCTCTCGCCAGCAGGAGTGCACAGACCCACTTCTTCAGCAGATTGACAACATCACGTCCTTCATTAAACAAGCAAAGGACGCAGATCGTCTAGATGAGGTCCGGATGCTGCAGGAGAACCTGCGGCAACTGCAAGATGAATATGACCAGCAACAAACAGAGAAAGCCATCGAACTCTCCAAAAGGCAAGCTGAGGTGGAGGAGATGCAGAGGGAACAATTGCAGATCCTGTGCGAAAAGGAATGGGAGAGGGAGCATAAGAAGAAAATGTCCCAGCACTCAAGGACACGCTCCCTGGACTTCAGAGAGATGCACAATAAATTAGAGATTGCCCCGGACAGTCTAAACCAAATAGCACACGCTTTGGATCTAGATACTACCCTGAGCCAAAGTAGCCCAGGCTGTAAAGTTTCTTCTCCCAGTTGGAGTGAGCAGGTGCTGGCTGGTGAGAGCCCCATCTTCTGTGCCCAACCTCCAGGAGCCCAAGAACACCACAGAGGGCCAGAGCACACTAAGACCATTGCCCTCAACCCTTTTGAAGAGGAGGTCGATATTGGCACTCCAAGGGGGACGCCCAGTGATCCGTTTCCTAAAGATTCTTCCCCTGCGGCTGCCTTGCCCACCAACGCCATGAACAGTGGCTTGAAAGAATACAATCCATTTGACGAGGAGGAAGACTGTCAGCAAGCCAATGGAGTTGCTGCCAGGGCTGCAAACCCTTTTGAAGAGGATACTGGGAATTCACTTCACATGGCTGTAGGTAATCGGGAAGCCGGGAACCCACTTAAGCCAGCGTATCCCTCCACAAATCCCTTTGAAGTCGATGACGATAATGAAGTGTTGAGCGAAGATGCGATAGAAGAGGAATTGCTTCTCCAGCAGATAGataatatcaaggcttatatttTTGATGCCAAACACAGTGGGCGGATGGACGAGGTAGAAGTGCTGACTGAGAATTTAAAAGAACTGAAGCGCACATTAGCAAAACAAAAGGAGAAATCCAGCTGCTAA
- the MRPS25 gene encoding small ribosomal subunit protein mS25 has protein sequence MPMKGRFPIRRTLQYLNQGDIVFKAAVKVMTVNYNTFGELGDGARKFVFFNIPQIQYKNPWVQIVMFKNMTPSPFLKFYLDTGEQVLVDVEEKTNKEIVQHVKKILGKNEETLQKEAREKMKLLHPASFGHKKYHLRECMCEIKGQIPCPGKVPLPKEMRGKYKMAMKEEAASEASSV, from the exons ATGCCTATGAAGGGCAGGTTCCCCATCCGGAGGACGCTGCAGTACCTGAACCAGGGGGACATCGTCTTCAAGGCGGCGGTGAAGGTGATGACCGTCAACTACAACACCTTCGGGGAGCTCGGCGACGGAGCCAG AAAATTTGTTTTTTTCAACATACCTCAGATTCAGTACAAAAACCCCTGGGTCCAGATTGTGATGTTTAAGAACATGACACCATCACCTTTCTTAAAATTCTACTTGG ATACCGGAGAGCAAGTCCTTGTTGATGTGGAAGAAAAGACTAACAAAGAGATTGTGCAGCATGTTAAGAAAATTCTTGGCAAAAACGA GGAAACGCTCCAGAAAGAAGCACGAGAAAAAATGAAGCTACTGCATCCTGCAAGCTTCGGCCACAAAAAATACCACCTGCGCGAATGTATGTGTGAAATAAAAGGCCAGATTCCCTGCCCTGGGAAGGTACCTTTACCAAAGGAGATGAGGGGCAAGTATAAAATGGCTATGAAGGAGGAGGCTGCTTCCGAAGCCAGTTCCGTTTGA